One window from the genome of Choloepus didactylus isolate mChoDid1 chromosome 2, mChoDid1.pri, whole genome shotgun sequence encodes:
- the YOD1 gene encoding ubiquitin thioesterase OTU1 isoform X1 → MFGPAKGGHFGVPPVACCPGGISQPAAGTKGGPAGSWPVGSRTDKMWRLRCKAKDGTHVLQGLSNRTRVRELQGQIAAITGIAPGGQRILVGFPPECLDLSNGDTILEDLPIQSGWASEHPFHLYFLCSSGFVLFLTGDMLIVEEDQTRLKTSPAFAKHGAPGSFRETLPVLARMVVPADNSCLFTSVYYVVEGGVLNPACAPEMRRLIAQIVASDPDFYSEAILGKTNQEYCEWIKRDDTWGGAIEISILSKFYQCEICVVDTQTVRIDRFGEDAGYTKRVLLIYDGIHYDPLQRDFPDPDTPPLTIFSSNDDIVLVQALELADEARRKRQFTDVNRFTLRCMVCQKGLTGQAEARDHAKETGHTNFGEV, encoded by the exons ATGTTTGGCCCGGCGAAAGGTGGCCATTTTGGGGTCCCCCCCGTGGCCTGTTGCCCCGGCGGCATCTCTCAACCTGCTGCCGGGACCAAAGGTGGTCCCGCGGGTTCCTGGCCCGTGGGCAGCCGGACCGACAAGATGTGGCGGCTCCGCTGCAAGGCCAAGGACGGCACCCATGTTTTGCAGGGGCTGTCCAATCGGACTCGGGTGCGAGAACTCCAGGGCCAAATTGCCGCAATCACCGGGATCGCTCCCGGCGGTCAGCGAATCCTCGTCGGATTCCCGCCGGAGTGCCTAGACCTCAGCAACGGGGATACCATTCTGGAGGACTTGCCCATCCAATCAG GCTGGGCTAGTGAACACCCATTTCATCTATATTTTCTCTGCAGTtctgggtttgttttatttttaacaggcGACATGCTGATCGTTGAAGAAGACCAAACCAGGCTCAAAACTTCACCTGCATTTGCAAAACATGGTGCTCCTGGTTCCTTCAGGGAAACTTTGCCTGTGCTTGCCAGAATGGTGGTCCCAGCAGACAATTCTTGCCTCTTCACCAGTGTGTACTATGTTGTTGAAGGGGGAGTCTTGAATCCAGCTTGTGCCCCTGAGATGAGACGACTCATTGCACAAATTGTAGCAAGTGATCCAGACTTCTATAGTGAGGCAATACTGGGAAAAACAAATCAAGAGTACTGTGAATGGATCAAAAGGGATGATACTTGGGGAGGAGCTATTGAGATATCAATTTTGTCTAAGTTTTATCAATGTGAAATATGTGTAGTGGATACACAGACAGTAAGAATTGATCGTTTTGGGGAAGATGCCGGATATACCAAAAGGGTCTTGCTTATTTATGATGGCATCCACTATGATCCACTTCAGCGTGACTTCCCTGACCCAGACACCCCTCCTCTGACCATTTTCTCCTCTAATGATGATATTGTTCTTGTACAAGCTCTGGAATTAGCAGATGAAGCTAGAAGAAAAAGACAGTTTACTGATGTAAACCGCTTTACCCTGAGATGTATGGTGTGCCAGAAGGGATTGACTGGACAAGCAGAAGCAAGGGACCATGCCAAGGAAACAGGCCATACCAACTTTGGAGAAGTGTAA
- the YOD1 gene encoding ubiquitin thioesterase OTU1 isoform X2, with the protein MFGPAKGGHFGVPPVACCPGGISQPAAGTKGGPAGSWPVGSRTDKMWRLRCKAKDGTHVLQGLSNRTRVRELQGQIAAITGIAPGGQRILVGFPPECLDLSNGDTILEDLPIQSGDMLIVEEDQTRLKTSPAFAKHGAPGSFRETLPVLARMVVPADNSCLFTSVYYVVEGGVLNPACAPEMRRLIAQIVASDPDFYSEAILGKTNQEYCEWIKRDDTWGGAIEISILSKFYQCEICVVDTQTVRIDRFGEDAGYTKRVLLIYDGIHYDPLQRDFPDPDTPPLTIFSSNDDIVLVQALELADEARRKRQFTDVNRFTLRCMVCQKGLTGQAEARDHAKETGHTNFGEV; encoded by the exons ATGTTTGGCCCGGCGAAAGGTGGCCATTTTGGGGTCCCCCCCGTGGCCTGTTGCCCCGGCGGCATCTCTCAACCTGCTGCCGGGACCAAAGGTGGTCCCGCGGGTTCCTGGCCCGTGGGCAGCCGGACCGACAAGATGTGGCGGCTCCGCTGCAAGGCCAAGGACGGCACCCATGTTTTGCAGGGGCTGTCCAATCGGACTCGGGTGCGAGAACTCCAGGGCCAAATTGCCGCAATCACCGGGATCGCTCCCGGCGGTCAGCGAATCCTCGTCGGATTCCCGCCGGAGTGCCTAGACCTCAGCAACGGGGATACCATTCTGGAGGACTTGCCCATCCAATCAG gcGACATGCTGATCGTTGAAGAAGACCAAACCAGGCTCAAAACTTCACCTGCATTTGCAAAACATGGTGCTCCTGGTTCCTTCAGGGAAACTTTGCCTGTGCTTGCCAGAATGGTGGTCCCAGCAGACAATTCTTGCCTCTTCACCAGTGTGTACTATGTTGTTGAAGGGGGAGTCTTGAATCCAGCTTGTGCCCCTGAGATGAGACGACTCATTGCACAAATTGTAGCAAGTGATCCAGACTTCTATAGTGAGGCAATACTGGGAAAAACAAATCAAGAGTACTGTGAATGGATCAAAAGGGATGATACTTGGGGAGGAGCTATTGAGATATCAATTTTGTCTAAGTTTTATCAATGTGAAATATGTGTAGTGGATACACAGACAGTAAGAATTGATCGTTTTGGGGAAGATGCCGGATATACCAAAAGGGTCTTGCTTATTTATGATGGCATCCACTATGATCCACTTCAGCGTGACTTCCCTGACCCAGACACCCCTCCTCTGACCATTTTCTCCTCTAATGATGATATTGTTCTTGTACAAGCTCTGGAATTAGCAGATGAAGCTAGAAGAAAAAGACAGTTTACTGATGTAAACCGCTTTACCCTGAGATGTATGGTGTGCCAGAAGGGATTGACTGGACAAGCAGAAGCAAGGGACCATGCCAAGGAAACAGGCCATACCAACTTTGGAGAAGTGTAA